The Hymenobacter sp. 5317J-9 genome has a window encoding:
- a CDS encoding 2-phosphosulfolactate phosphatase codes for MNPFELNNLEGPNGEDNTPGLLGYVLLALERDFATIAKAPKLGAAAGDTAIITDAHTFKATKGFVKVYMTLDSNTLKAALVGERDGKGYKISFEGFHPGNKASVLEFARVVKNLGLIMLVPDADGTYLQVGSEGLPVELAPDFDSGKLSGGRRGFTIKGEAYANGLYIYAGDITMKP; via the coding sequence ATGAATCCTTTTGAGTTGAATAACCTCGAAGGCCCGAACGGCGAGGACAACACGCCCGGCTTGCTCGGCTACGTGCTGCTCGCGCTGGAGCGGGACTTCGCCACCATTGCCAAGGCGCCGAAACTCGGTGCTGCGGCTGGTGACACGGCCATCATCACCGACGCCCACACCTTCAAAGCCACCAAGGGCTTCGTGAAGGTGTACATGACGCTGGACTCCAACACCCTCAAAGCCGCTCTGGTGGGTGAGCGCGACGGCAAGGGCTACAAAATTAGCTTCGAAGGCTTCCACCCCGGCAACAAGGCCTCCGTGCTGGAGTTTGCCCGCGTAGTGAAAAACCTCGGCCTCATCATGCTGGTGCCGGATGCCGATGGCACCTACCTGCAGGTGGGCTCCGAAGGCCTGCCGGTGGAGCTGGCTCCGGACTTCGATTCGGGCAAGCTGAGCGGCGGCCGTCGCGGCTTCACCATCAAAGGTGAGGCGTATGCCAACGGCCTGTACATCTACGCGGGCGACATCACGATGAAGCCCTAA
- a CDS encoding gliding motility-associated C-terminal domain-containing protein, which produces MKHLYFASLLLCLVGCSKKDDAKSTCCTGPGPQIVSPHPNLQFTVPNVITPNGDNRNDLFFPFAVDKNSTAIPKPLVTFASQSLKVFRQSGGSPVFISTSPQNRFGGRDDSGADLSEGSYRYELQLDDNTITGNLCIVRQQKNCDCIPIDLGDQLLENCR; this is translated from the coding sequence ATGAAACACCTGTACTTTGCCTCCCTGCTGCTTTGCCTTGTCGGGTGCAGCAAAAAAGACGATGCCAAAAGCACGTGCTGCACCGGCCCGGGCCCGCAAATCGTCAGCCCGCACCCCAACCTGCAATTCACGGTTCCCAACGTCATCACTCCCAATGGCGACAACCGCAACGACTTGTTTTTCCCCTTTGCGGTAGACAAGAACAGCACCGCCATCCCCAAACCGCTGGTAACCTTTGCCAGCCAGAGCTTGAAAGTGTTCAGGCAGAGCGGCGGCTCGCCCGTCTTTATCAGCACCAGCCCGCAAAACCGGTTCGGTGGCCGCGACGATAGCGGTGCCGACCTTTCCGAGGGTTCTTACCGCTACGAGTTGCAACTCGACGACAACACCATCACCGGCAACCTCTGCATTGTGCGCCAGCAAAAGAACTGCGACTGCATCCCCATCGATTTAGGTGACCAGTTGCTGGAGAACTGCCGGTAG
- a CDS encoding IS5 family transposase (programmed frameshift), producing the protein MDYLLTDAQWARIAPLLPGREGTKGGRGQDNRRFVEAVLWLLRNGCRWRALPAAWGNWHTTYTRFQRWTASGVWARVLAAVQEDDALHTLLVDSTTVRVHQHASGARKKTGPQALGRSRGGLTTKLHAVADAGGRFVRGSLTAGQRHDAPQALPLLDGLAPAYLVADRGYDSDPLVATLAARGTCAVIPPRCKRRYPRGYDAARYAQRHPIERLFSRLKQFRRVATRYDKLDAHFLAFIHLAATVLWLRDC; encoded by the exons ATGGATTATTTGCTCACAGACGCGCAGTGGGCCCGCATCGCGCCGCTGCTGCCGGGTCGGGAAGGCACGAAAGGTGGCCGGGGCCAGGACAACCGCCGTTTTGTAGAAGCGGTGCTGTGGTTGTTGCGCAACGGCTGCCGCTGGCGTGCCTTGCCGGCCGCGTGGGGCAACTGGCACACAACATACACGCGCTTCCAGCGCTGGACCGCCTCGGGCGTGTGGGCCCGGGTGCTGGCCGCCGTGCAAGAGGACGACGCGCTGCACACGCTGCTGGTCGACTCGACCACCGTGCGGGTGCACCAACACGCGAGCGGGGCACGCAAAAAAACGG GGCCGCAAGCCCTGGGGCGTAGCCGCGGCGGATTGACCACCAAGCTGCACGCGGTGGCCGACGCTGGGGGCCGGTTCGTGCGCGGCAGCCTGACAGCCGGCCAGCGCCACGACGCCCCGCAAGCGCTGCCGCTGCTCGACGGGCTGGCCCCGGCCTACCTCGTGGCCGACCGGGGCTACGATTCCGACCCGCTCGTGGCCACCCTGGCTGCCCGCGGCACCTGTGCCGTGATTCCGCCCCGGTGCAAGCGCCGCTACCCGCGGGGCTACGACGCGGCGCGTTACGCCCAACGTCACCCCATTGAGCGCCTTTTCAGCCGCCTCAAGCAGTTTCGCCGCGTGGCCACCCGGTATGACAAACTCGATGCGCATTTTTTGGCCTTTATTCACCTCGCTGCAACCGTCCTGTGGCTACGCGACTGTTAA
- a CDS encoding S49 family peptidase, translating into MLGLLSRLISSPWAISMEHAQSFMPVLANLLTGNGPLVTGQSFAELRAEAAPKDLVATLAAGGIIAYGARQQAGNSGTGGANDGIIIRVMGVSGPLMKADQECGPRGLMSLAGDLQRASRDQEISAVLLRIDSPGGQVFGTQSVVDAVKECQAAGKPVVALCEDGLMCSAAYWIGSAANTIIATHETCTIGSIGVMASWMDAQPYFEKLGVKFHEVYAEQSTEKNADFAAAAKGDYQAVQASLTAIATGFLADVRANRGARLDAKLFEKSGAAAGKTFYASQAGEIGLIDAIGSFQDAIGECVRLVQEGQKRP; encoded by the coding sequence ATGCTCGGTTTACTCTCCCGCCTAATCTCCTCGCCGTGGGCCATTTCGATGGAACACGCCCAATCTTTTATGCCGGTGCTGGCGAACCTGCTCACCGGCAACGGGCCGCTGGTAACGGGCCAGAGCTTCGCAGAGCTGCGGGCGGAAGCCGCGCCCAAAGACCTTGTGGCCACCCTGGCGGCTGGCGGCATCATTGCCTACGGCGCCCGCCAGCAGGCCGGCAATTCGGGCACTGGTGGTGCCAACGACGGCATCATCATCCGGGTGATGGGCGTGAGCGGGCCGCTGATGAAGGCCGACCAGGAGTGCGGCCCGCGCGGGCTGATGTCGCTGGCGGGTGACCTGCAGCGGGCTTCCCGCGACCAGGAGATTTCGGCCGTGCTGCTGCGCATCGACTCGCCCGGTGGGCAAGTGTTCGGCACCCAGAGCGTCGTCGACGCCGTGAAGGAGTGCCAGGCCGCCGGCAAACCCGTGGTCGCCCTGTGCGAGGACGGGCTCATGTGTTCGGCCGCTTACTGGATAGGTTCGGCCGCCAACACCATCATTGCCACCCACGAAACGTGCACCATCGGCAGCATTGGCGTGATGGCCAGCTGGATGGACGCCCAGCCCTACTTCGAGAAGCTGGGCGTGAAGTTTCACGAGGTGTACGCCGAGCAGAGCACCGAGAAAAACGCCGACTTCGCCGCCGCCGCCAAGGGCGACTACCAAGCCGTGCAGGCCAGCCTGACGGCCATCGCCACCGGCTTCCTGGCCGATGTGCGCGCCAACCGCGGCGCCCGCCTCGACGCCAAGCTCTTCGAAAAGTCCGGCGCCGCCGCCGGCAAAACCTTCTACGCCAGCCAGGCCGGCGAAATCGGCCTCATCGACGCCATTGGCTCCTTTCAGGACGCCATCGGCGAGTGCGTGCGCCTGGTGCAGGAAGGCCAGAAACGCCCCTAA
- a CDS encoding helix-turn-helix transcriptional regulator — MAQFTRQSLSCGYSVLYTAQTYGSCRQSGIILWRQIQKNIAIVEQNTINQRLKFLVDQLGLSSRAFSEIIGESPTNTHNYIGTRQAEPRASYLINVLSHFSNVSPGWLMTGEGEPFIVETQGSTTQTGKFNQAGTRNKQTNTVNKGSSQATSGQETQLNAALESANKEIALLREQLAMKDQLIAAKEEMLSLLRSQFNRPN; from the coding sequence TTGGCACAATTCACCCGGCAGTCGCTTTCTTGCGGCTATTCGGTACTGTACACCGCACAAACATACGGTTCTTGTCGCCAAAGTGGTATAATACTTTGGCGACAAATTCAGAAAAATATCGCCATAGTGGAACAAAATACTATTAATCAGCGACTAAAATTTCTGGTTGACCAGCTGGGCTTAAGTAGTCGTGCATTCAGCGAGATTATCGGCGAAAGCCCTACAAACACTCATAACTATATTGGCACCCGTCAGGCAGAACCCCGCGCCAGCTACCTAATCAACGTTTTGTCCCACTTTAGCAACGTCAGTCCAGGGTGGCTCATGACTGGTGAAGGTGAACCGTTCATTGTTGAGACACAGGGCAGCACCACCCAGACTGGAAAATTCAATCAAGCGGGCACCAGAAATAAGCAGACGAATACGGTAAACAAGGGCAGCTCACAGGCCACTTCGGGCCAAGAAACGCAGTTGAATGCAGCGTTGGAATCAGCCAATAAGGAAATTGCCCTGCTGCGGGAGCAGCTGGCGATGAAGGACCAGCTTATTGCCGCTAAGGAAGAAATGCTTTCGCTGCTGCGCAGCCAGTTCAACCGCCCCAATTAA
- a CDS encoding DUF6712 family protein codes for MSLLNTVDELKQFVSIDSRTIPPAIAIALREVEATVIRTVLGKPLADWLQAAYDADGFDADSADDLAAELLRLVQAPLGRLATAIGLPEHQVIIDGTGVHIIVSETSKTAFQWQTVKAQAVLQGRGLRDLDMLVQWLEDNYQSSAELQAWATSDAGQRHRRELFTSTAQFQEYENIGDSRAVFALLGPVRRRLEHFELGRVMGHEFLQELRDQTLARNLSSDNKNLLRTYVLPALASLTVGHATPEMGLKFTGEGIELMVARIDDSNSKEADAGLDQLLKNKADQALLTGARWLNQLTAYLDRTASATRFATYFNSSAYTPPKPEPGRDFTAKTYRAC; via the coding sequence ATGTCCCTGCTCAACACCGTCGACGAGCTCAAGCAATTTGTCTCGATAGACTCCCGAACCATTCCCCCGGCCATCGCCATCGCGCTGCGCGAGGTGGAGGCCACCGTCATCCGGACGGTGCTGGGCAAGCCGCTGGCCGACTGGCTGCAGGCGGCCTACGACGCGGACGGCTTCGATGCCGACTCGGCCGATGACCTGGCCGCCGAACTCCTACGCTTGGTGCAGGCGCCACTCGGCCGCCTGGCCACCGCCATCGGGCTGCCGGAGCACCAGGTCATCATCGACGGCACCGGCGTGCACATCATCGTGTCGGAAACCAGCAAAACGGCCTTCCAATGGCAGACCGTGAAGGCACAGGCCGTGCTGCAGGGCCGGGGCCTGCGCGACCTCGACATGCTGGTGCAGTGGCTGGAGGACAATTACCAGTCGTCGGCCGAGTTGCAGGCGTGGGCTACGTCCGACGCCGGCCAGCGCCACCGCCGGGAGCTGTTCACCAGCACCGCCCAGTTTCAGGAGTACGAGAACATCGGCGACTCGCGCGCCGTGTTCGCGCTGCTGGGGCCGGTGCGCCGCCGGCTGGAGCACTTTGAGCTCGGCCGCGTGATGGGCCACGAGTTCCTGCAGGAGCTGCGCGACCAGACGCTGGCCCGCAACCTGTCGTCGGACAACAAAAACCTGCTGCGCACCTACGTGCTGCCGGCACTGGCCAGCTTGACCGTGGGCCACGCCACCCCCGAAATGGGCCTCAAGTTTACCGGGGAGGGCATCGAGCTAATGGTGGCCCGCATCGACGACAGCAACTCGAAGGAAGCCGACGCCGGCCTCGACCAACTGCTGAAGAACAAAGCTGACCAAGCGCTGCTCACTGGGGCCCGGTGGCTGAACCAGCTCACGGCCTACCTCGACCGCACGGCCTCGGCCACCCGCTTCGCCACTTACTTCAATTCCAGCGCCTACACGCCGCCCAAGCCGGAGCCGGGCCGCGACTTTACCGCCAAAACCTACCGGGCCTGCTAA
- a CDS encoding SprB repeat-containing protein gives MLKLLKLDWTSTGTYGDRSDQVYGERFAADKYEFDTTTRTVVHTPFPLGGDYDYDQSSGSTIGPPENYSRDVLEEFHVYVNGPTRTGYFHDGNGGFTTAVTTLTLTATTTQCPCFGTNTGGIDLTVAGMNGPFTYRWDDGPTTEDRGLVPAGTYRVAVTDVPSGAVARATVQVGTNPELVVVIQKTGADVALQVSGGTGLYTFLWDDGVTTRDRTGLSDGPHSCVITDVLGCSKEINLVVTSDVFFWSRNPITLALDAGAAYRADPTTKPNLTFLCEVWVEKDYLSGAFELVGGVLEQPADRDGRTVFQVETLLDVFLQHHVPAVGLSGVVRADPMFRRFYLKYAESYGTPPVRSGTSVLTQNYVVLGGLNFYESRARTFFDRYQGAVMPFLTWEPPAKTVVADQPEFLYYLVSKSTAGFRFQLRVQYTDGTNEVINLGGVDNVRLHEVYCRPVGYEALQLAAIAESAGADKVVLWWEIFVTTPDEATALSEVRRYELDRKTYPKRRFFLFATSLGGMATYAALGEAQVVDVELTGEESSRTLTPDSDPLDGDTAVRTRALRPVMKVASGKRSRAQMEASQDFLLSRRVLLQHGLRWLPGFVKAKTSTLLDESKPVPTQDFEFYLTTEQLYTPELGDAQFTYAQPAL, from the coding sequence ATGCTCAAACTTCTCAAACTCGACTGGACCAGCACCGGCACCTACGGTGACCGCAGCGACCAGGTGTACGGTGAGCGGTTCGCGGCCGACAAGTACGAATTCGACACCACCACCCGCACGGTGGTGCACACGCCCTTCCCGCTCGGCGGCGACTACGACTACGACCAGAGCAGCGGCAGCACCATCGGGCCGCCCGAAAACTACAGCCGCGACGTGCTGGAGGAATTCCACGTCTACGTCAACGGCCCCACCCGCACCGGCTACTTCCACGACGGCAACGGCGGGTTCACCACCGCCGTCACCACGCTGACCCTCACGGCCACCACCACCCAGTGCCCCTGCTTCGGCACCAACACCGGCGGCATCGACCTGACCGTGGCCGGCATGAACGGGCCGTTCACTTACCGGTGGGACGACGGCCCCACCACCGAAGACCGCGGCCTGGTGCCCGCCGGCACTTACCGCGTGGCCGTGACCGACGTGCCCAGCGGCGCCGTGGCCCGCGCCACCGTGCAGGTGGGTACCAATCCGGAGTTGGTCGTGGTGATTCAGAAAACCGGTGCCGACGTCGCCCTGCAGGTGAGCGGGGGCACCGGGCTGTACACCTTCCTGTGGGACGACGGCGTGACCACGCGCGACCGCACCGGCCTCTCCGATGGGCCGCACTCGTGCGTCATCACCGACGTGCTTGGGTGCAGCAAAGAAATCAACCTGGTGGTGACCAGCGACGTTTTTTTCTGGTCGCGCAACCCCATCACGCTGGCACTGGATGCCGGCGCGGCCTACCGCGCCGACCCCACCACCAAACCCAACCTGACCTTCCTCTGCGAAGTGTGGGTGGAGAAGGACTACCTGAGCGGGGCGTTTGAGTTGGTGGGCGGCGTGCTGGAGCAGCCGGCCGACCGCGACGGCCGCACGGTGTTTCAGGTGGAAACGCTGCTCGACGTGTTTCTGCAACACCACGTGCCGGCGGTGGGCCTCTCCGGCGTGGTGCGCGCCGACCCCATGTTCCGGCGCTTCTACCTCAAATACGCCGAGAGCTACGGCACGCCGCCGGTGCGCTCGGGCACGTCGGTGCTGACGCAGAACTACGTGGTGCTCGGCGGCCTGAACTTTTACGAGTCGCGGGCCCGCACCTTTTTCGACCGCTACCAAGGCGCGGTCATGCCCTTCCTGACGTGGGAGCCGCCGGCCAAAACCGTGGTGGCTGACCAGCCGGAGTTTCTGTACTACCTGGTGTCGAAATCCACCGCCGGGTTCCGCTTCCAGCTGCGGGTACAGTACACCGACGGCACCAACGAAGTCATCAACCTGGGCGGCGTCGACAACGTGCGCCTGCACGAAGTGTACTGCCGGCCGGTGGGCTACGAGGCCCTGCAACTGGCCGCCATCGCCGAGTCGGCCGGCGCGGACAAGGTGGTGCTGTGGTGGGAAATCTTCGTCACCACGCCCGACGAAGCCACGGCGCTCAGCGAGGTGCGGCGCTACGAGCTCGACCGCAAAACCTACCCGAAGCGCCGCTTCTTCCTCTTCGCCACCAGCCTCGGCGGCATGGCCACCTACGCGGCGCTGGGCGAAGCGCAGGTGGTCGACGTGGAGCTAACCGGCGAGGAGTCCAGCCGCACGCTGACGCCCGATTCCGACCCGCTGGATGGCGACACCGCCGTGCGCACCCGCGCGCTGCGCCCGGTGATGAAGGTGGCCAGCGGCAAGCGCTCCCGCGCCCAGATGGAGGCCTCGCAGGACTTCCTGCTGTCGCGGCGCGTGTTGCTGCAGCACGGCCTGCGGTGGCTGCCGGGCTTCGTCAAGGCCAAAACCAGCACCCTGCTGGACGAAAGCAAGCCGGTGCCCACCCAGGACTTCGAGTTTTACCTGACCACCGAGCAGCTCTACACGCCCGAACTGGGCGATGCGCAGTTCACCTACGCCCAGCCCGCCCTATGA
- a CDS encoding amidoligase family protein, translated as MTTAQILATAGATKTWKMQQLFALGHTRREVATLLGVGYGFAQNVYAAWIAASAERALVTPSRTAAQQALAPFAPGPFNRTFGVEIEAFGVTSAALLAELRAQGLEAQAEGYNHTTRGHWKITSDASISGPNAFELVSPVLQGLEGLADLERACRALRICGAQVNSTCGLHVHLGARDLSIEAMRQLVRNYLVLEPTIDQLMPADRRGDAAYYCRSLQRGRTLAAAEQAILSATTAQELGNAANTNRYHKVNMQSFFRQGTIEFRQHSGTTNFEKISMWVRFLANLVDFSKQRLVTPALPVSEFATFNQRDIATFYQRRRTALATRTR; from the coding sequence ATGACCACCGCCCAAATCCTCGCCACCGCCGGAGCCACCAAAACCTGGAAGATGCAGCAGCTCTTCGCCCTGGGCCACACCCGCCGCGAAGTAGCCACCCTGCTGGGCGTAGGCTACGGCTTCGCCCAGAACGTTTACGCCGCCTGGATTGCGGCCAGCGCCGAGCGGGCCTTGGTAACGCCCTCCCGCACGGCTGCCCAGCAGGCCCTGGCCCCCTTCGCACCCGGCCCCTTCAACCGCACCTTCGGCGTAGAAATCGAAGCCTTCGGCGTAACCAGCGCGGCCCTGCTCGCCGAGTTGCGCGCCCAAGGCCTCGAAGCCCAGGCCGAAGGCTACAACCACACCACCCGCGGCCACTGGAAAATCACCAGCGACGCCAGCATTAGCGGCCCCAACGCCTTCGAATTGGTAAGCCCGGTGCTGCAGGGCCTCGAAGGCCTGGCCGACCTGGAGCGGGCCTGCCGCGCCCTGCGCATCTGCGGCGCCCAGGTCAACAGCACCTGCGGCCTCCACGTGCACCTGGGCGCCCGCGACCTGAGCATCGAGGCCATGCGTCAACTGGTGCGCAATTACCTCGTACTGGAGCCGACCATCGACCAGCTCATGCCGGCCGACCGCCGCGGCGACGCCGCCTACTACTGCCGTAGCCTTCAGCGCGGCCGCACCCTAGCTGCCGCCGAGCAAGCCATCCTGAGCGCCACCACGGCCCAGGAACTAGGCAACGCCGCCAACACCAACCGCTACCACAAGGTGAACATGCAAAGCTTCTTCCGCCAGGGTACCATCGAATTCCGCCAGCACAGCGGCACCACGAACTTCGAGAAAATCAGCATGTGGGTGCGGTTCCTAGCTAACCTAGTAGACTTTTCGAAGCAGCGCCTCGTAACCCCGGCGCTACCCGTAAGCGAATTTGCTACCTTTAACCAGCGCGACATTGCTACCTTCTACCAGCGCCGCCGCACGGCGCTGGCCACCCGCACCCGCTAA
- a CDS encoding DNA methyltransferase, with the protein MSEELIPLQWHNAQRRVRDLVPLSYNPRTLTEEGRERLTRSIRKFNLAEVPAVNLDNVVLAGHQRLAVLIDLGRGDELIDVRMPNRHLTKDELDEYNIVSNVGAGVWDYQSLLDNFSHLDLDAIMDTPALDALAQLTASLLPPAEEQEFDPTPPAVPVSVLGDVYEFESDGQALLHRLVCGSSTDADVVARAVGEGVLIDLVDTDPPYNVDYQGKTKDALKIENDSMSDGNFREFLYDFYVNCFTFMREGAPIYVFHADSEGANFRLAFKEAGLKLSQCLVWVKQQFVMGRQDFHWQHEPILYGWKEGAAHTWCSDRKQTTVLRFDRPQRNAEHPTMKPLDIQVYLVECSSTPGAIVFDGFGGSGTMLIVCEMTGRQGRFVELDPRYVDVHVRRYVKFMRDNNRRFTITRNGEELTHEQLAAFAE; encoded by the coding sequence ATGTCCGAAGAGCTAATTCCCCTGCAGTGGCACAACGCCCAGCGCCGCGTGCGCGACCTCGTGCCCCTGAGCTATAACCCGCGCACCCTGACCGAGGAGGGCCGAGAGCGCCTCACGCGCAGCATCCGCAAGTTTAACCTGGCGGAAGTGCCGGCCGTGAACCTCGACAACGTGGTGCTGGCCGGCCACCAGCGTTTGGCCGTGCTCATCGACCTGGGCCGCGGCGACGAACTCATCGACGTGCGGATGCCCAACCGCCATCTCACGAAAGACGAGCTCGACGAGTACAACATCGTCAGCAACGTCGGGGCCGGCGTCTGGGACTACCAGAGCCTGCTCGACAACTTCAGCCACCTGGACCTCGATGCCATTATGGACACGCCTGCGCTCGATGCGCTGGCCCAGCTCACGGCTTCGCTGCTGCCGCCGGCCGAGGAGCAGGAGTTCGACCCCACGCCGCCGGCCGTACCCGTGTCGGTGCTGGGCGACGTGTACGAGTTCGAGAGCGACGGCCAGGCGCTGCTGCACCGCCTCGTGTGCGGCTCGTCGACGGATGCCGACGTGGTGGCCCGCGCGGTGGGCGAGGGCGTGCTCATCGACCTGGTCGACACCGACCCGCCCTACAACGTCGATTACCAGGGCAAAACGAAGGATGCGCTGAAGATTGAAAACGACAGCATGAGCGACGGCAACTTCCGCGAGTTCCTGTACGACTTCTACGTCAACTGCTTCACGTTCATGCGCGAAGGAGCGCCCATCTACGTGTTTCACGCCGACAGCGAGGGCGCCAACTTCCGCCTGGCTTTCAAGGAGGCTGGCCTGAAGCTCAGCCAGTGCCTGGTGTGGGTGAAGCAACAGTTCGTGATGGGCCGGCAGGACTTCCACTGGCAGCACGAGCCGATTCTCTACGGCTGGAAGGAAGGCGCCGCCCACACCTGGTGCTCCGACCGAAAGCAGACCACGGTGCTGCGGTTTGACCGTCCGCAGCGCAATGCCGAGCACCCCACGATGAAGCCGCTGGACATTCAGGTGTACCTGGTGGAGTGCTCCAGCACGCCCGGCGCCATCGTGTTCGACGGCTTCGGTGGGTCGGGCACCATGCTCATCGTGTGCGAAATGACGGGGCGGCAGGGCCGCTTCGTGGAGCTGGACCCGCGCTACGTCGACGTGCACGTGCGGCGCTACGTCAAGTTCATGCGCGACAACAACCGGCGCTTCACCATCACCCGCAACGGAGAGGAACTGACCCATGAGCAACTCGCTGCCTTCGCCGAATAG
- a CDS encoding DNA/RNA non-specific endonuclease, protein MPLSARALALCFFTSALLWAPGCANQDGDPTPQPPVQPTPTTGTVTGNFSPAGALASVTATPAAGGAAINATLLTGAYSFAALPPGTYTLTYGPAAGYAAPAPQTVTVTAGATTLAPPLTVGPAGSALPEHLTLGNPSGATTDVNQTSNYLLDRLQYAVSYNRDQGKPNWVSWHLSTSWIGSAARQDDFRADPDLPAGWYAPGATSYTGSGFDRGHNCPSADRTSTVADNSATFFMSNMMPQAPRNNQQTWANLEDYCRTFLSSGNEVYVICGSYGQGGTGANGFATTLDQGRIRVPARCWKVVVILPVGTNDAARVSAGTRVIAIDTPNDNSISTTWGTYRTSVDAIEAATGLDIMSAVPASVQQVVEARVDNGPTS, encoded by the coding sequence GTGCCCCTTTCCGCTCGCGCCCTGGCGCTCTGTTTTTTCACTAGCGCCCTGCTCTGGGCTCCCGGTTGCGCCAACCAGGACGGCGACCCTACCCCGCAGCCACCGGTGCAGCCCACCCCCACGACGGGCACCGTCACGGGCAACTTCTCCCCCGCCGGCGCGCTGGCCAGCGTGACGGCCACGCCCGCAGCGGGCGGTGCGGCTATCAACGCCACCTTGCTCACGGGCGCCTATTCTTTTGCGGCCCTGCCTCCCGGCACGTATACGCTCACTTATGGACCGGCCGCCGGCTACGCGGCTCCTGCCCCGCAAACCGTGACGGTCACGGCGGGCGCCACCACGCTGGCCCCGCCCCTCACGGTGGGCCCGGCGGGTTCGGCCCTGCCCGAGCACCTGACCCTGGGCAACCCCAGCGGCGCGACTACGGACGTGAACCAGACGAGCAACTACCTGCTTGACCGGCTACAGTATGCCGTGAGCTACAACCGCGACCAGGGCAAGCCCAACTGGGTCAGCTGGCACCTGAGCACGAGCTGGATTGGCTCGGCCGCCCGGCAAGACGACTTCCGCGCCGACCCCGACCTGCCCGCCGGCTGGTACGCCCCCGGCGCCACCAGCTACACCGGCTCGGGCTTTGACCGCGGCCACAACTGCCCCTCGGCCGACCGCACCAGCACGGTAGCCGACAACTCGGCCACGTTCTTCATGAGCAACATGATGCCCCAGGCCCCGCGCAACAACCAGCAGACCTGGGCCAACCTGGAGGACTACTGCCGCACCTTCCTCAGCTCCGGCAACGAGGTGTACGTCATCTGCGGCAGCTACGGGCAGGGCGGCACCGGCGCCAATGGCTTCGCCACCACCCTCGACCAGGGCCGCATCCGCGTGCCCGCCCGCTGCTGGAAAGTTGTGGTCATCCTGCCGGTGGGCACCAACGACGCCGCCCGGGTGAGTGCCGGCACCCGCGTCATCGCCATTGACACGCCCAACGACAACTCCATCAGCACCACCTGGGGCACGTACCGCACCAGCGTCGACGCCATTGAGGCGGCCACGGGGCTGGATATCATGTCGGCCGTGCCCGCCAGCGTACAGCAAGTGGTAGAAGCTCGCGTCGACAACGGTCCCACGAGCTGA
- a CDS encoding recombinase family protein, producing the protein MRVAIYARVSTNDKGQDPDNQVHQLRDFAEKHGSIYKVFTEEVSGGKSDRAQFKLLLLEAYQKKFDLVVFWRLDRFSREGALPTLKYLKELRDHGVNYKSFTEPYLDSLGPFGDVIVSMLATIAAQDLIKISENTKAALAKKKAAGMKLGAPTKAAAVVEQARALKAEGKSNGYIARTLEISPSTVAKYIASPA; encoded by the coding sequence GTGAGAGTAGCCATCTACGCCCGCGTGTCGACGAACGACAAAGGCCAAGACCCCGACAACCAAGTGCACCAGTTGCGCGACTTTGCCGAGAAGCACGGCTCTATATATAAAGTATTCACTGAGGAGGTGTCGGGCGGCAAGTCCGACCGCGCGCAGTTCAAGCTGCTGCTGCTCGAAGCCTACCAGAAGAAATTTGACCTAGTGGTATTCTGGCGCCTGGACCGCTTCAGCCGCGAGGGCGCCCTGCCCACGCTCAAATACCTGAAGGAGCTGCGCGACCATGGGGTGAACTACAAATCCTTCACCGAGCCTTACCTTGACAGCCTCGGCCCCTTTGGCGACGTAATTGTCTCGATGCTAGCCACCATCGCTGCGCAGGACCTGATTAAGATTTCGGAAAACACTAAGGCAGCGCTGGCCAAGAAAAAAGCGGCCGGCATGAAGCTTGGAGCGCCCACGAAAGCAGCTGCCGTGGTAGAGCAGGCGCGGGCCTTGAAAGCCGAGGGTAAGTCGAATGGCTACATCGCCCGAACACTGGAGATATCGCCGAGCACGGTGGCTAAGTATATAGCCTCTCCGGCATAA